The window GAATGAGGATggctgaagaaaagggtgggagataAGAACATGAAAGAAAGGGTGGGGAAAATGTGGCGGGAGAGGCAAAGTGGGAAAATGTGGTGAGAGAGAATGGATGAGGAAAAAGTGACGGGAGAGAAATGGTGgaaaagagagaaaataaaataaaagaaagaaaagaagaagaacaaaTAATGAAAGAATACATAATGAAACAAAAATATTTGCCAACTGCTATTTGTTTGGCACTCGAAAACACCTGCCAAGGGGCTGTTAAAAAAAAGAAAGCTCTTCCTTGAAtttactttatttttattcctttttcttatactACCGGGGGGAAATGAAAATATAAAACATCCGCCGAGTACCGCCTAAGATCATCTACAAAAGCCTTTTGATTTGCACTCAGTTGCTATTTTAGCAATCTTGGCAAAAAAAACCTCCTCCAACAGCCTTTGTATAAGTGGCCCCCATCAAAATTTTACAAATCTTGCTAAAACTAGCCTCCCACTTTGCATATTTGCAAATCCATCTGCCACTTGCTAAATTTTTAGCAAGCCTTTTGTAAAagtggtctccttcatatttttgtCTCAATGACTAGTGGGCCAGGGTGTGATGTGTATGTGTCTGTGTGCTGCGTGTGTGCGTGTATATGTGTACACGAGTTGTGCTAGTATACGTATACATATATGTATGCTAGTGTGTGTTCTGCTACTCATTTAGTTTTGTCGGGTCGGTATGTACATGACTTGTACTATGAtccttatgatataaatgagacactTATATCAtgcaaaaaagaaaattaaacccCGATGTCATTGTGTGTTTTGTGCAAGTACAGCAATCCAATATACAAAGGCTATCAGAGCAAAAATACATGTTGGCTTTGTAAATCCTTTCTCTCCTTTTTCCTATCACTGATTTTTAGCAATTTAATATACAAaggttgttggagatgctctaacaggaACTCCGAAAAGATATGGTAGACTGGTTCCATTCATCTAGTGCATACAGTCATGGAAGCTACCAAGAAATGCTTGTAAGTTGTAACTCAAAATGATAAGCAACTAAATGCGACCATCTCAAAACGGGTGCAGCGTTTAGGTATAGGTCTCTAATTTTGACCACGTTCTTAGTTGTCACACCAAACCTGCAGCTAAATTGTCACGTTCTGAATGATGGGAATTAGCAGCGTGTTTAGCTACGCACCTTCACATGGTTTAATTTTGTACATGCTCTCAAACCTCTGGCTGCTAGGGTTTGGATCCTAGCGCTTAATTAATTTTGGGTTTCTGCGGTTTGGGCTGCTGGATTAAGTTGATCTGACTTGGTCTTATATGAAGCGATTCCAGACGCGGCCGTGGTATTGATAGCCTTGACCTTGAGACGGCGATCGACGCCGGCGACCGGTATATATAGAGATATGCAGCCGCGCCGGAGGTACACAAATATATCTTCACATCACAGTAGAAAAATATGGCGCCAAGAAGGAGCAGCGCAGTGGCCGTCACGCTGGTAGCTTGGCTACTTGTGCTCCAGGTACTAGTCCTGTCGCCGGCGCCTgctgcggcggcgccggcgagggtcTCACCGGGGGCGTTCAAGCAGGTGTACACCTTCTTGTTCAAAAAGGCCGCCAAGTCGGGCACGACTGCGCTGATCAAGAAGCGACGTGGCAACCGCAACGGCGACCAGCTGGGTAGCGCGGCCGCCGACAACGCCGGCTACGTCGTCCTCTACAACGTCTCCATCGGGGCCATGGCGACGCAGCAGAACAACGTCTCCGGCGTCGTGGACGTCCTGAATGACTTCGTCTGGACCACGCGGTGCCCGGCGGCGCCGGTCAGGATCCCATGCGCCAGCCAGACGTGCCGGAGCGTGATCAACACCACCGATGCCTGCGGTGGCGGCGACGCCAGCTGCGGGTACGTCTACATGTACGGGCAGGGTATCAACACCACGGGCTTCCTCGCCAACGAGACGGTCGGCGTGGGGAGCATCGCCGGCCGCGCGTTGTTGGGGTGCAGCGCCAATGACAGCACGCTGCCCCTCGACGGCGAGTCCGCCGGCATCGGGTTCAACAGGGGCCCACTCTCCCTCGTGTCGCAGCTCAGCATCTCCCGGTTCTCCTACTTCCTGGCAACCGACGAACCTGGGAGCTCCGACTCCGAGAGCGTCGTGCTCCTCGGCGACGCCGCCGTGCCGCAGACCAAAAGCAGCCGCTCCATGCCGCTGCTCCGGAGCACCGTCTTCCCTAACTTCTACTACGTCAAGCTCACCTCCATACAGGTCGACGGCGTGGCCCTGAGCGGCATTCCCGCGGGGGCGTTCGACCTCGCAGCCGACGGCAGCTCCGGCGGGGTGGTGATCAGCACGCTCTCCCCAGTCACCCTCCTCCAGGCGGCAGCCTACGATGCGCTGAGGCAGGCCTTGGTGAGCAAGGTAAGGTCGGAGCCCGTGAACGGCTCCGCGCTCGCCGGCGGCGCCTTTGACCTATGCTACAACGCGCAGTCCGTGGCGGCGCTGACGTTCCCCAAGATTAAGCTGGTGTTTGACGGCGGGGATGCGCCGGCAATCGAGCTCACGACGGTGCACTACTTCTACAAGGACAACGTCACCGGGCTGCAGTGCCTCACCATGCTGCCGACGCCGGCAGGTGTACCATTCGGCTCTGTCCTGGGAAGCATGGTGCAGGCGGGCACCAACATGATCTACGACGTCGGCGGCGAGACGCTGACGCTAGAGGAGGGCACGGCGGCGCCGGCGCCCTCCCAAGTATCGCTCATGGCGATAGCCCCTCTGCTCCTTGCTTGGGTACTCCTCTTCTAAACGGTCATCTCATATTTTACTGTTCCATATTCTTGCATTGTTTCACCAATGTGGTGTATTTACTTTTTATAGATTGTACAATCAATGTTGTTTTATGGCTAAATAAATATGTCATGTAATTGTGTTTGTAAGATGCTTGTGCCAGATTAAAATGAATATTAAATATTACTACCTCCTTGCCGGTTTACAGGCCTTACCTCAAAATTTTGTTTTTCCATTTTATGAGTCTCATTTCTATTGCTCTCCATCACACGCTCAGatatcaaggtgcattaaatcactaCATGCGATGATTaacagaaaactcaccaatgcatgtaacaCTTCTTGTTTATTTAttggccatgcatgcatgcattacaaTTAATGTATTGACAAATACATCTTATTTTTTAGGAAAGCGagcgcattaattgagtacttCTGCAAATTTCAAACATTATTCCATCATGTATCATCTCTGCTCCTGGTTGGGGAGTTGGTAGGTGGTATCGTGGTTTCCTACCCCCACCCCGACCTCTATCGAAGGGAATCGTTCCCCCTTGCGACCGGCACTCCATATAGCCCATAATGACACAATCATCAAGTTAAACTCATCATGTGGCGGCGACCCCGGACCCCCTCATAGCAAACAACTATCCTTTTTGCACTTGGTTCATGATTCAGACACATGTGTTGCACCATTACCATGTTGGTTTTCCTAAAAAAAACTCGTGGAGAAAACCCACATACTACTTAACCTACATGCGCCTCTTGCGAGACAAAACGACTGGTCGACTTAGGCAGCCTCAGTAAGTCGGCCAGCCAGTAGGTCGGCTTTGTTTCGATCGatcaatttatttttattttatttattttttatatttAGAAATATTCTAAATATATACAAAAACTGCTCATGACCTCTATGAGAATATTTCATTTATAAAAAAGACAATATTAATGGAATTTTTTAATATTTAATAAAATGTATTTTTTTACATAATTTGAATATAAACGTTTCATGACATGTAAAAAAAATTAGTACAATATAAACAAATGTTTGCATATTTTTCAAAAGAATGATCATGACATTTGAAAGAATGATCACATCTTCCAACAAATATGTTCATGgcaatttttgaaaaaaattgtataTAATGCAAAGAAATGTACAAGTGTTTTAGAATAAAAACCATTTACCATTCAGAAATGTTCTCGCATTTCAGAGAAAATGTTTGCCACATtatagaaaaatgtttaggaaacaTGAAGAAGTGTTTGtgtaattttagaaaatgtttcatGATATTCAAAAAAATGTGAGAATTGAAGAAAACTTCACCCCTTACAAAAATATGTTTGTGGTATTTTTTTAAATGTCTATACAATGTAGAAAAAATGTTAACCCTTTATGTGGAAAATGTTTCAACATGGACTTGAAGAGAGAATCCAcatgtatttcaaaaatgttgaaaAAACGGAAAAGGGGAAAATACAGAAAAGAAGAGAAAAACAATACGCTACGATaggatgttgatgaaggccttcatacaCACCAAAGCCCAAAATCCTCCTGTCGATCCAGCCACCAACCCTACTCCAGTCCCCTCCTCTCTCAAGCCACTAGCGGCGGCCACCGGCTGCTCCCGGCGACGGCGGACTGAGCAGCTCCCGGCCTCCCCTTTCccaggccaccggcctccccttccGCAAGTCGCCGGCCTCGCCTCAGGTCGCCAAAGCCCTCGCCTTAGCTCGCGGCCTCCCCTTTCCCAGGTCACCGTCCTCTCCTCAGGTCGCCGCCGTCCTCGCCCCACGGCCCTGCTCCAGCAGCACCCGACAACGAGCTCAGCCTGCACACATCGCAAGGTAAGCTTATCATGTCGCTGACCATGGCAGTATGGGTTGATGTCAGTAGTATTCAGTTGATTGTTCTTTAACAGTGTGGATTGCACATTTTTCTAAGGCTGCAGACAGCATAGACTTGGAGGTTGGGGATCAGTAGGATTTTCTCAGGTCTGGTGGCATCATGCCATGTGAATCCAACTATGAGTTACTCTCCAACTATCATCACAAGTTGCAATTTTCAGATTAATTGTGATGTGGCACCATGCGAttcaggcaaaaaaattcaaattaaTTGCTATGTGGCATCATGCCATCTTACAGAACTGCAATGCACGATTTAATGGGTCCATTCCTCAGGCAAAAATGCGATGTCCTACAAATCATTATTGGCGTGGCCATgtggcatcatgccatcatgccatatgTTAAATTGATGTCTGATTGTATGTTTTTTTATTGATTTATACTGAAACGCTAAATGGGGCTTAGCACGCTGTAGCCGTTCCTAGCTTCCGGCCAAGCCCGCCGCTAAGAggcttttttttttttggaaatgaaggcatgcccccggcctctgcatcatgatgatgcatacggCCCTCTTATTAAAAAACCAGAAAGTAACGTCATGATTGTCTTACAGCTCGCAAACGGagcaaaacagaaaacaaaaactgGAAAAATACAAGCTGGCAAAGACAACCGAAACGGTAAAAATAAGGATAAGCTCTCTAGACTCTTATCCTATTATGCGAACGCCATCCGAACCGATTGAATATACCCCGAGCCACCATCTCTCATTGGttacacccagtaaccaaaggctccctggagtccataggagtgagtaaagaccacgtacggatccaagctgtagctctgaagataacctgcaaaaaagttaagttgtgtcgtctgttaaaaatcatatcatttctgcagttccatatgGCCCATAATAGCgcgcatattccaatccgaatacgagctgCCGTGTTCTATTCAAtcccagctaaccacgtcccaaacatAGACGCAATATCTACCGGAGCATTGATAttaaaggctatatgaatcgttctccaaagtaacttggcaagtggacattcaataaataaatgttgtattgtctcatcctgagtacaaaaacaacaccgCGAGTTTCCTACCCATCGCCTCTTAAGAAGGTTGTCCTTTGTGAGAATAACTTGCTTGTGAACAAACCATATAAAGATTTTAATCCGCAAAGGAACTCTAACCTTCCAAATATGCAAAGACCTTGAGAGGGTCCAGAATTAATCAAATTCGTATAAAAAGATTTCACAGTAAATATCCCATTTTTAGTTAACTTCCATTTTGTTGAGTCCGGCATGTCGGAGAGTCGAACTTCAATCAACCTCCGAACCAAGTGCATCCAGGCTGTCCACCTCTCACCCACTAACGTACGTCTGAACTGGATATTCAAGGGGGTAGTTTGAAGGACTATACCTACGTActcctccttacgttgcacaatattgTAGAGGGTAGGATATTGTAAGGCCAGAGGCATCTCTcctagccacgtatcctcccaaaatcttgttgacatcccgttgccaaccaagaatttgaccctacgaaagaacatGTCCTTCGCTCTCATAAGTCCCTTCCAGAACGGCGAATCAGTGGGTCTGATGGTAGCCTGGGCAAGCGTTTTCGTGTGCAAATACTTATTACGCAGGATTTGAGACCACATGCCCTCCGACTCTATCTCTAACCTGTATAACCATTTTCTcataaggcatttattcttaatttctaaGTTCTCAATACCAAGCCCCCCTTGATATTTTGGTCTACACAGGATATCCCCTCGTGCGAGGcggtatttcctcttggcctcatcagaATGCCAAAAGAAAtgagatctaaagaaatcaagtcgcttCCGGACCCCTTTCGAAATTTCGAAGAACGAAAGTAAAAACATTGGCATGCTGGTCAGAACTGAGTTAATCAAAACTAGCCGCCCGCCATATGAcatcagcttgcccttccagcagctgagttttttttcaattcgttcttcaatacatttccattctttattgGACAGCTTACGGTGATGAATCGGAATACCCAAATAATTGAATGGTAAAGCACCTAAATCGCATCCAAACAATTGTCTGTATGTATGTTCctcgtctttggccttcccaaagcagaacacctcgctcttatgaaaattaatttttaaGCTAGACAATTGTTCGAAAAGACATAAGATAAGTTTCATGTTTCGTGCCTTAGCCAAGTCATGTTCCATGAAAAGaatagtatcatcagcatattgtagaatGGACACCCCTCCATCCACTAGATGAGGAACTAGACCCTCTACATGACCATGCTGCTTAGCCCTGCCAATAATGACGACCAACATATCTTCCACAATATTGAACAGAAGAGGTgacatggaatccccttgtctcaaCCCCTTATGCGTATGGAAGTAGTGACCGATGTCATCGTTCACCTTAATTCCGACACTACCCTTCTGGACTTGAGTATCTACTTGGTTCCTCCAGGTTTCACTAAAACCCTTCATACGCATTGCCTGTTGAAGAAAAGGCCATTTTACTTTATCATaagccttctcgaaatccactttgaagataaccccgTCTAGTTTCTTCGAGTGAATCTCATGAAGAGTTTCATGCAAGACGACCACGCCTTCTAGTATGTGTCGTCCCGACATGAAAGCTATTTGATTAGGTTGAACCACTGAGTCAGCAatttgtgtcaatctattggtCCCTACCTTTGTGAAAATTTTAAAACTCACATTCAGCAGGCAAATGGGTCGGAATTGTTCGATCCGAACCGCCTCATTCTTCTTAGATAACAACGTTATCGTACCAAAGTGGAGGTGAAACAACTCCAAATGGCCATCGAAAAAGTcgtgaaacataggcataagatcatctttaatgatatgccaacatttcttatagaattcagctggaaacccatctggtcccAG is drawn from Triticum dicoccoides isolate Atlit2015 ecotype Zavitan chromosome 4A, WEW_v2.0, whole genome shotgun sequence and contains these coding sequences:
- the LOC119284169 gene encoding aspartic proteinase nepenthesin-1-like; translation: MAPRRSSAVAVTLVAWLLVLQVLVLSPAPAAAAPARVSPGAFKQVYTFLFKKAAKSGTTALIKKRRGNRNGDQLGSAAADNAGYVVLYNVSIGAMATQQNNVSGVVDVLNDFVWTTRCPAAPVRIPCASQTCRSVINTTDACGGGDASCGYVYMYGQGINTTGFLANETVGVGSIAGRALLGCSANDSTLPLDGESAGIGFNRGPLSLVSQLSISRFSYFLATDEPGSSDSESVVLLGDAAVPQTKSSRSMPLLRSTVFPNFYYVKLTSIQVDGVALSGIPAGAFDLAADGSSGGVVISTLSPVTLLQAAAYDALRQALVSKVRSEPVNGSALAGGAFDLCYNAQSVAALTFPKIKLVFDGGDAPAIELTTVHYFYKDNVTGLQCLTMLPTPAGVPFGSVLGSMVQAGTNMIYDVGGETLTLEEGTAAPAPSQVSLMAIAPLLLAWVLLF